Proteins encoded by one window of Vicia villosa cultivar HV-30 ecotype Madison, WI unplaced genomic scaffold, Vvil1.0 ctg.004200F_1_1, whole genome shotgun sequence:
- the LOC131641878 gene encoding inactive poly [ADP-ribose] polymerase RCD1-like has translation MADKSPKVLDGDTFNEKRKQYIRRVAHLTEVSEPTNLTFKQMRLVGDERRPTNSGPAISKYLVKYFLNYKKSGLPKRLMFYKNGEWSDYPEDVVDLIKKDFEIKKAFVEVEVDGKKVVLDFLHMYNVNLQTGLQQPIAWIDEAGNCFFPEIFVGFDEESNILGKKEGGESHGEKEKQEFKYNLSNELNGADESKLVKYSGDSNALVKDIKINGQHTTNKMRNANVEATSNQYREIDIDAYTEPIYGRLGVDSVQHLFLTRMATFGISEGDVIDVYRNSGSLMQARLELFQKQADITKLLHSDANVRYGWLACSKNELSTMMEYGLGHNALLSSKFIYGLGIHLAAVIHPYACALYCDVDENGVRHLLLCRVIMGNMEPICRGTKQIRPSGCEYDNGVDDIQQPNYYVVWNMNMKTHIFPEFVVSFKAPWEAAGNTCLNEKEKKNSGNNCSTLDTVNAASVPNTSRALRLPWIPFPMLFTAIRPKVPPKHMLLIKAHYTELVAKKISYDEFVKKLRSIVGDNILRSVVINLQNKGPSNNDPGRHN, from the exons ATGGCAGACAAATCTCCAAAGGTATTGGATGGAGATACATTCAATGAGAAAAGAAAGCAGTATATCCGACGTGTTGCACATTTGACTGAAGTTTCGGAACCAACAAATTTAACATTCAAACAAATGAGATTGGTTGGAGATGAGAGACGACCAACTAACTCTGGTCCTGCTATTTCAAAATATTTGGTTAAGTATTTTTTGAACTATAAGAAAAGTGGGTTGCCCAAACGTTTGATGTTCTATAAAAATGGTGAGTGGTCGGACTATCCTGAGGATGTTGTTGACTTGATTAAGAAAGATTTTGAAATCAAGAAGGCATTTGTGGAGGTAGAGGTAGATGGCAAGAAAGTTGTGCTAGATTTTTTACATATGTATAATGTTAATTTACAAACAGGTTTGCAACAACCCATTGCTTGGATTGATGAGGCCGGGAATTGCTTTTTCCCTGAAATTTTTGTTGGATTCGACGAAGAATCCAATATCCTGGGCAAGAAGGAGGGTGGGGAAAGTCATGGTGAGAAAGAGAAACAAgagtttaaatataatttatcaaatGAACTTAATGGGGCTGATGAATCCAAATTGGTGAAGTATAGTGGGGACTCTAATGCTTTAGTTAAGGATATAAAAATTAATGGTCAACATACCACAAACAAAATGAGAAATGCAAATGTTGAGGCAACTTCTAACCAATATAGAGAAATAGATATAGATGCTTATACTGAACCTATATATGGAAGACTGGGTGTAGATTCTGTACAACATTTATTTCTCACAAGAATGGCTACTTTCGGCATTAGTGAGGGCGACGTCATTGATGTTTATCGCAACTCAGGAAGCTTAATGCAAGCGCGGCTGGAGTTATTCCAAAAGCAAGCTGATATCACGAAATTACTTCACAGTGATGCTAATGTTCGATACGGTTGGCTTGCATGTTCTAAAAATGAACTGTCTACAATGATGGAGTACGGGCTTGGCCACAATGCACTTTTGTCATCCAAGTTCATATACGGCTTAGGTATTCATCTTGCTGCTGTAATCCACCCTTATGCCTG TGCCCTTTATTGTGATGTTGACGAAAATGGGGTTAGGCACTTGCTCCTTTGTCGCGTAATAATGGGGAACATGGAGCCTATTTGTCGTGGCACTAAACAGATTCGTCCCAGTGGTTGCGAATATGATAACGGAGTTGATGACATTCAACAACCAAATTACTATGTAGTTTGGAATATGAATATGAAAACTCATATCTTTCCAGAATTTGTTGTTAGCTTCAAGGCTCCTTGGGAAGCAGCAG GAAATACATGTTTAAATGAGAAGGAGAAAAAAAATTCTGGAAATAACTGTTCTACGTTGGATACC GTAAATGCCGCTAGTGTGCCTAATACATCAAGAGCTCTAAGGTTGCCATGGATTCCCTTTCCGATGTTATTCACCGCTATTAGACCCAAGGTTCCTCCAAAACACATGCTTCTGATAAAAGCACACTATACAGAATTGGTG GCAAAGAAGATTTCCTACGATGAATTTGTGAAAAAGTTGCGTTCAATTGTTGGAGATAATATACTAAGATCTGTAGTAATTAATCTTCAAAACAAG GGACCATCAAACAATGATCCTGGACGACATAACTAA